A single genomic interval of Verrucomicrobiales bacterium harbors:
- a CDS encoding ABC transporter ATP-binding protein: MQSNQSQSAQSGAPKLLEIRNLELDFLKDGRALRAVDGVSLSLEAGETLCLVGESGCGKSVTALSIARLVPSPPARYTAGEIWLNGQDVLKMLPSQLRQIRGGIVSYIFQEPGSSLNPVFRVGNQILESLKLHRPEAANEEELVRLLKLVGIPAPESRLRDYPHQLSGGMQQRIMIAMALASHPRLLIADEPTTALDVTIQAQIIELLKDLKRQIGMSMVLITHNLGIVGDLADRVAVMYAGQVVELADAQDLLQRPLHPYTRALMNSIPKLQGQQTRLQAIPGNVPNLGNFPSGCRFHPRCPLAAKECAAHAQPLIEVEPRHWVRCPYTKP, from the coding sequence ATGCAATCGAACCAAAGCCAGTCTGCACAATCAGGAGCACCCAAGCTGCTGGAAATCCGAAATCTCGAACTCGACTTCCTCAAGGATGGCCGAGCCTTGAGGGCGGTGGATGGGGTCTCTCTCAGCCTGGAAGCCGGCGAGACGCTTTGTTTAGTGGGGGAGAGCGGCTGTGGCAAGAGCGTCACCGCGCTCTCGATCGCGCGCCTGGTGCCCTCGCCTCCCGCCAGGTACACCGCCGGTGAGATTTGGCTGAACGGGCAGGATGTGCTGAAGATGTTGCCCAGCCAGCTCCGTCAGATTCGCGGGGGAATTGTTAGTTACATTTTTCAAGAACCAGGCAGCTCGCTGAACCCTGTCTTCCGGGTCGGCAACCAGATTCTTGAGTCGCTGAAGCTGCATCGGCCGGAGGCCGCCAATGAGGAGGAGCTGGTGCGTCTGCTCAAGCTGGTGGGAATTCCAGCACCGGAGTCGAGATTGCGAGACTACCCGCATCAGCTCTCGGGCGGAATGCAGCAGCGCATCATGATCGCCATGGCCCTCGCAAGCCATCCTCGACTCCTGATCGCCGACGAGCCCACCACCGCCCTGGATGTCACCATCCAGGCGCAGATCATCGAACTGCTCAAGGATCTCAAGCGGCAGATCGGAATGAGCATGGTGCTTATTACCCACAATCTGGGCATTGTGGGCGATCTGGCCGATCGGGTGGCGGTGATGTATGCCGGGCAGGTCGTCGAACTGGCGGACGCCCAAGACCTGCTTCAGCGCCCACTTCACCCCTATACCAGGGCTCTGATGAACTCGATCCCGAAGCTGCAAGGCCAACAAACCCGCCTCCAGGCCATTCCGGGTAACGTGCCCAATCTGGGCAACTTCCCCTCCGGCTGCCGCTTTCATCCCCGCTGCCCGCTGGCGGCCAAAGAGTGCGCCGCCCACGCCCAGCCGCTGATCGAGGTTGAACCGCGTCACTGGGTGCGCTGCCCCTATACCAAACCATGA
- a CDS encoding dipeptide ABC transporter ATP-binding protein — MSLLDVRDLKVHFPVRQGLFSRVKSFVRAVDGVSFEVQPGETVGLVGESGCGKTTLGRAIIRLIEPTAGQVLFDGQDLTQLRGEPLRQKRRHIQMIFQDPYGSLNPRMTVGEIVGEALDVHRLTKSASERRLRIEELLQQVGLDRAHVTRYPHEFSGGQRQRIGIARALAVEPRLIVCDEPVSALDVSVQAQVINLLQDLQRQLGVAYLFVAHDLAVVEHISQRILVMYLGRVVESAPSRRLISTPLHPYTQALISAVPEVNPSHKQQRIILTGDVPSPINPPPGCPFHPRCPVAEARCRTEVPALRELSPGHWAACHLAK, encoded by the coding sequence ATGAGCCTACTCGACGTCCGAGACCTCAAAGTCCATTTCCCGGTTCGCCAAGGGCTGTTCAGCCGAGTGAAAAGTTTCGTTCGCGCCGTGGACGGAGTTAGCTTCGAGGTTCAGCCGGGAGAAACCGTGGGGTTGGTTGGGGAAAGCGGCTGTGGAAAAACGACCCTCGGTCGCGCCATCATCCGGCTGATCGAGCCCACCGCGGGCCAGGTGCTGTTCGACGGCCAAGACCTAACCCAGCTTCGGGGGGAACCGCTCCGGCAAAAGCGGCGCCACATCCAGATGATCTTTCAAGATCCGTATGGATCACTGAATCCGCGCATGACCGTCGGGGAAATCGTGGGCGAAGCCCTCGATGTGCATCGCCTCACGAAGTCCGCGAGCGAGCGCCGTCTGAGAATCGAGGAGCTGCTGCAACAGGTCGGGCTTGATCGGGCACACGTCACGCGCTACCCACACGAGTTCAGCGGAGGCCAACGACAACGGATCGGCATCGCACGCGCTCTGGCTGTGGAGCCGCGGCTCATCGTGTGCGATGAACCCGTCAGTGCCCTTGATGTGTCGGTTCAAGCGCAGGTGATCAACCTGCTCCAAGATCTGCAGCGTCAGCTGGGGGTCGCTTATCTGTTCGTGGCCCACGACCTCGCAGTGGTGGAGCACATCAGCCAGCGAATTCTGGTGATGTATCTGGGGCGCGTGGTGGAGTCGGCGCCCTCCCGCAGGTTGATCAGCACACCTCTGCACCCCTACACCCAGGCGCTCATCTCGGCGGTCCCCGAAGTGAATCCCTCCCATAAGCAGCAGCGCATCATTCTCACCGGGGACGTTCCGTCACCCATCAATCCGCCGCCAGGATGCCCCTTTCACCCGCGCTGCCCCGTCGCCGAGGCCCGCTGCCGCACCGAAGTTCCCGCCCTCCGCGAACTCTCGCCCGGCCACTGGGCCGCTTGCCATTTGGCCAAATAA
- a CDS encoding DUF58 domain-containing protein, which yields MAKSKIARPSRPLRERLFLRGRLTPAGSTLLAAILFTGIIAFDTESSLSYQTFAFLACLLLFALLGSLFFKDQFQIERSLPRFGTVGEPLRYTLDIHNQSSRVQSGLTLLETLKESILPIPSAGARPRRNLRSFRLAAPRRKTPPALVPETALPPLLPRDSAQVSLQLIPLRRGPIQFGTTRISRTDPFGLIRAFVALERPQRLLILPKRYPVPNLHLPGKEEYQPGGVTQASAVGQSEEFVSLRDYRRGDPLRHIHWRSWAKTGEPIVKEFEDEYFVRHGLILDTFDDHDDSDIFEEAVALAASFACNLRTQESLLDLMFVGVQAFCFSVGRGVGHNEQLLEILACAEPSEEKEFQQLHDLTMNHAGQLAACVCIFLKWDARRHELVRQLLSLSLPIQVFILSHTDRKRPIEPGPLAAHPECFHVLEVGRIAEGLARL from the coding sequence GTGGCAAAATCAAAGATAGCCCGCCCCTCCCGTCCTCTGCGCGAGCGGCTGTTTCTTCGAGGGCGCCTGACGCCCGCAGGCTCCACCCTGCTGGCTGCCATTCTCTTTACGGGCATCATTGCCTTCGATACTGAAAGCTCCCTCTCCTACCAGACGTTTGCCTTCCTGGCCTGTCTGCTCCTGTTCGCTCTGCTAGGCAGTCTCTTTTTTAAGGATCAGTTCCAGATCGAGCGCAGTCTGCCCCGGTTCGGGACCGTGGGCGAGCCGCTGCGTTACACCCTCGATATCCATAACCAATCCAGCAGAGTTCAATCGGGATTGACCCTGCTCGAGACCTTAAAAGAGTCGATCCTGCCCATCCCGAGTGCAGGCGCCCGCCCTCGCCGAAACCTACGATCGTTCCGGCTCGCCGCCCCCCGCCGGAAAACTCCGCCGGCGCTCGTGCCCGAAACCGCGCTACCTCCCCTGCTTCCGCGCGATTCCGCTCAGGTCTCCCTTCAGCTAATACCTCTTCGCCGGGGCCCCATCCAATTCGGGACGACCCGCATCAGCCGGACGGATCCGTTTGGTCTTATTCGCGCCTTCGTTGCTCTAGAGAGGCCACAGCGCTTGCTCATCCTGCCCAAGCGATATCCCGTCCCGAACCTGCACCTTCCGGGCAAGGAGGAATATCAGCCAGGCGGAGTGACCCAGGCATCGGCCGTGGGGCAATCGGAGGAGTTTGTCTCCCTGCGCGACTACCGCCGGGGGGATCCGCTCAGACACATTCATTGGAGGAGCTGGGCGAAGACCGGCGAGCCCATCGTCAAGGAGTTTGAGGACGAATATTTCGTTCGGCATGGCCTCATTCTCGACACCTTCGATGATCACGACGATTCCGACATCTTCGAGGAAGCCGTCGCGCTCGCCGCGTCCTTTGCCTGCAACCTCCGGACCCAGGAGTCGCTGCTCGACCTGATGTTCGTGGGCGTCCAGGCCTTTTGCTTCAGCGTTGGACGAGGCGTTGGGCACAATGAACAATTGCTAGAAATTCTGGCCTGCGCCGAGCCGTCGGAAGAGAAGGAGTTCCAGCAACTGCATGACCTGACGATGAACCACGCCGGCCAGCTGGCCGCCTGCGTCTGCATCTTCCTCAAATGGGATGCGCGTCGTCACGAACTGGTGCGACAGCTGCTCAGCCTGAGCCTGCCCATCCAGGTGTTTATCCTCAGCCATACCGACCGCAAGCGGCCCATCGAGCCCGGCCCGCTCGCCGCTCATCCCGAATGCTTTCACGTGCTGGAGGTAGGGCGAATCGCGGAGGGACTTGCCCGGCTGTAG
- a CDS encoding transglutaminase domain-containing protein — protein MGAIPKGLLGAVILFWGYQTRLLPLAIPLALLLEVANFSRIRWDFTTSDFQRLWNGCLVLLLSAVVFSVGYSRTLLEASAGSTPADRTWNETMPLATRWALLFFQWQPLVFAPFVLAVAYGRQASIPSTVFAWLTRRQTRLPAASRLPEPPRQIAVAPLYFALVLVAASTTNRRGWVFFSGIVVLTAWALWSLRSQRLSRPAWIAVFGLATLLGFGGHLGLNALQRMLVGLEANWLQRFAQSRVDALESRTSIGSIGRLKLSGKIVLRVNATNDMPPDLLREASYDTFNYSSWTVGGSNRKASLDWKPVSAEQSMSAWRVVPEGSVSERANVRIARFLRGGSGLLPLPLGTTRIENLPAGMLSKNNFGGIQVKDASSLISFNAYYALQSTSDRAADDDRDLAIPANERAIIEQLAAQLRLAEKAQEQPKEAMRAVYSYFRNRFRYTTYQEAAPSKLPEMTPLGNFLTVTRAGHCEYFATATTLLLRAAGLKTRYAVGYSVQESAGNGNYLVRERHAHAWCMVWLKDSQSWTDFDTTPPSWNQLEADNASSWEPMTDFGSRLWFEYAQWKAGRSELSKYAVYGLSGLFGVFVLRVFSKTKRGIKDRSTKAAHLRVQRLGEDSEFFLIEKLLQRRGLVRSRDETAQAWIERILPHLGSQAQSLPSILRLHYRLRFDPNGLTESERRALKEQVEAWLKPTRM, from the coding sequence ATGGGTGCCATTCCTAAAGGCCTGCTGGGTGCCGTGATCCTGTTCTGGGGATATCAGACCCGATTGCTCCCGCTGGCCATCCCCCTCGCCTTGCTGCTGGAAGTCGCAAACTTCTCAAGAATCCGCTGGGATTTCACCACCTCAGACTTTCAACGTCTCTGGAATGGGTGCCTCGTGCTGCTGCTCAGCGCGGTGGTCTTCTCCGTGGGGTACAGCCGCACACTGCTGGAGGCCTCCGCCGGCTCCACCCCAGCCGATCGGACATGGAATGAGACCATGCCGCTGGCTACCCGCTGGGCGTTGCTGTTCTTCCAGTGGCAGCCCCTCGTGTTCGCCCCGTTTGTGCTAGCGGTCGCATACGGCCGCCAGGCTTCGATCCCTTCCACCGTGTTCGCCTGGCTGACGCGACGCCAGACCCGCCTTCCCGCCGCCAGCCGATTGCCCGAGCCTCCCCGCCAGATCGCGGTGGCTCCGCTCTATTTCGCGCTGGTGCTGGTGGCGGCCAGCACGACCAATCGTCGCGGCTGGGTATTCTTCAGTGGCATTGTCGTCCTGACCGCTTGGGCGCTCTGGAGCCTGCGATCACAGCGCCTTTCAAGACCAGCCTGGATCGCAGTCTTCGGGCTCGCCACGCTCCTGGGCTTCGGAGGACACCTCGGGCTTAACGCGCTCCAGCGAATGCTGGTTGGCTTGGAAGCCAACTGGCTACAGCGCTTCGCCCAGAGCCGGGTGGATGCCTTGGAGTCACGCACCTCGATTGGGTCCATCGGACGCCTGAAACTGTCCGGGAAGATTGTGCTGCGGGTTAACGCGACCAATGACATGCCGCCAGACCTGCTCCGAGAGGCCAGCTATGACACCTTCAACTACTCCAGCTGGACCGTGGGCGGATCGAATCGCAAAGCCAGCCTGGATTGGAAACCCGTGTCAGCCGAGCAATCCATGAGTGCCTGGCGTGTCGTGCCCGAAGGATCCGTCTCCGAGCGAGCCAATGTCCGGATCGCCCGGTTCCTGCGCGGCGGTTCGGGCCTCCTGCCCCTGCCGCTGGGCACGACCCGAATCGAAAACCTGCCCGCCGGCATGCTCTCCAAGAACAACTTCGGCGGCATTCAAGTCAAGGATGCGTCTTCCCTCATCAGTTTTAACGCTTACTACGCCCTGCAATCCACTTCCGACCGCGCGGCCGATGATGATCGGGACCTGGCCATTCCGGCCAACGAACGTGCGATCATCGAGCAGCTAGCGGCTCAGCTTCGGTTGGCCGAGAAGGCTCAGGAGCAGCCCAAGGAAGCCATGCGGGCGGTCTATTCCTACTTTCGAAACCGGTTCCGCTACACCACCTACCAGGAGGCCGCACCATCGAAGCTTCCCGAGATGACGCCCTTGGGAAACTTCCTGACCGTCACACGCGCCGGACATTGTGAATACTTTGCCACGGCCACAACCCTGCTGCTCCGCGCCGCTGGTCTCAAAACTCGTTACGCCGTGGGTTACTCCGTGCAGGAGTCGGCTGGAAACGGCAACTACCTGGTCCGGGAGCGGCATGCCCACGCTTGGTGCATGGTATGGCTGAAGGACTCACAGAGTTGGACCGACTTTGACACGACGCCCCCAAGCTGGAACCAACTGGAGGCGGACAACGCCTCGTCGTGGGAACCGATGACCGATTTCGGATCCCGATTGTGGTTCGAGTATGCGCAATGGAAAGCCGGGCGGTCGGAGCTTTCCAAATATGCTGTCTATGGGCTGAGCGGCCTCTTCGGTGTGTTCGTGCTTCGCGTTTTCTCCAAAACAAAACGAGGCATCAAGGATCGGAGCACCAAGGCGGCCCATCTCCGCGTTCAACGCCTGGGCGAGGATTCCGAGTTCTTCCTGATCGAAAAGCTGCTGCAGCGACGTGGATTGGTCCGATCGCGGGACGAGACGGCTCAAGCCTGGATTGAGCGAATTCTCCCTCACTTGGGTAGCCAAGCGCAGTCCTTGCCCAGCATTTTGCGACTCCACTACCGTCTTCGCTTCGATCCGAATGGACTGACCGAGAGCGAACGAAGAGCGTTAAAGGAACAGGTCGAAGCGTGGCTCAAGCCAACGCGGATGTGA